The following coding sequences lie in one Hydrogenophaga sp. PBL-H3 genomic window:
- the rseP gene encoding RIP metalloprotease RseP yields the protein MLTLVAFVVALGVLIAVHEYGHYRIAVACGVKVLRFSVGFGKPLLTWHKKGSPTEFVLCALPLGGYVRMLDEREAPVDATERHLAFNTQPLRSRAAIVAAGPAANLLLAVMLYTVVNWSGVEEPKPVLASPTVGSLAAGAGLRGGEWVSQAGADEDSLTDVGSFEDLRWRLTQAALSGEAITLRVSNQEGGSPRSVLLPLAQLDVREADASLFQKIGITGPWTQPVVGEVMEGGAAAAAGLRAGDTVRSVDGASVADGQSLRALIRASTGAAGEAREQQWIVERNGRATQLKVKPLPELQGDVWVGRIGAYIGAAPEMMTVRHGPLDGLLNGVVRTWEVSWLTLKMMGRMLIGEASVKNLSGPLTIADYAGKSASLGITSYILFLALISVSLGVLNLLPLPVLDGGHLMYYLWEGVTGRSVSDVWMERLQRGGVVVLMALMSVALFNDVARLAG from the coding sequence ATGCTCACACTTGTTGCCTTTGTGGTCGCTCTCGGCGTTCTGATTGCGGTGCATGAGTATGGTCATTACCGCATTGCGGTGGCCTGCGGTGTGAAGGTGCTGCGTTTCTCGGTCGGTTTCGGCAAACCCTTGCTGACCTGGCACAAAAAAGGCAGCCCGACCGAGTTCGTGCTGTGTGCGTTGCCGCTGGGCGGGTATGTGCGCATGCTGGACGAGCGCGAGGCGCCGGTCGATGCGACTGAGCGCCACCTGGCCTTCAATACCCAGCCCCTGCGCTCGCGCGCAGCCATCGTGGCCGCAGGCCCCGCGGCCAACCTGTTGTTGGCGGTGATGCTGTACACCGTGGTGAACTGGAGTGGTGTCGAAGAACCCAAGCCGGTGCTCGCAAGTCCGACGGTCGGCTCGCTGGCCGCGGGGGCCGGATTGCGCGGTGGCGAATGGGTGTCTCAGGCCGGAGCCGATGAAGACAGCCTCACCGATGTGGGTTCTTTCGAAGATCTGCGCTGGCGCCTCACCCAGGCGGCGCTGTCCGGTGAGGCCATCACCCTGAGGGTCAGCAACCAGGAGGGAGGTTCGCCTCGCTCGGTTCTGCTGCCCTTGGCCCAACTCGATGTGCGCGAGGCCGATGCCAGCCTGTTTCAGAAGATCGGCATCACCGGACCCTGGACGCAGCCCGTGGTGGGTGAGGTGATGGAGGGGGGCGCTGCTGCCGCCGCCGGGTTAAGGGCTGGCGACACCGTCCGCAGTGTGGATGGCGCTTCGGTGGCCGATGGCCAGAGCCTGCGGGCGTTGATTCGTGCTTCCACTGGCGCTGCCGGTGAGGCCCGCGAACAGCAGTGGATCGTGGAGCGCAACGGGCGGGCCACCCAATTGAAGGTCAAGCCGCTCCCCGAGTTGCAGGGCGACGTGTGGGTGGGGCGCATTGGCGCCTACATCGGCGCGGCGCCCGAGATGATGACGGTGCGCCACGGGCCTTTGGATGGTTTGCTCAACGGTGTTGTGCGCACCTGGGAGGTGTCGTGGCTCACGCTGAAGATGATGGGGCGCATGTTGATCGGCGAAGCGTCGGTCAAGAACCTCAGCGGTCCACTGACCATCGCCGACTACGCGGGCAAGTCGGCCAGCCTGGGCATCACCTCTTACATCCTGTTTCTGGCCCTCATCAGCGTGAGTCTGGGAGTCCTGAATCTGCTGCCGCTGCCGGTCTTGGACGGGGGGCACCTGATGTATTATCTTTGGGAGGGTGTGACCGGTCGCAGCGTGTCTGACGTTTGGATGGAGCGCCTGCAGCGTGGTGGTGTCGTGGTTCTCATGGCGCTCATGTCCGTTGCCTTGTTCAATGATGTGGCCCGCTTGGCTGGCTGA